The Ricinus communis isolate WT05 ecotype wild-type chromosome 8, ASM1957865v1, whole genome shotgun sequence sequence tttattgAAATCCttttataacaaattaataaaagaaaatcggATCATCATCGTACCAGCCAGCAGCCCCACAAATTCTTTCTACATGCAAAtatgagtattttatataatttatgaataaacAAATTGATCAAACATTTGTTCCTATCTATGCCATAAAATAAGTTACTCCAGTAGCATTGCAAATCCAATCCAGAACACTCCCTCTTCTCTGATTCTGTTTCCTCTTTATCATCTCTCTTTTCCTCCCTAAAAAATCCTTATACCTCTCTTTCCCATCTTCCCCTTTCCTCCTCTCTCCTCTTTCCATTGCTCCGTTCAAAATAACCAGACTATCTTTCCCTGTCAATGACCTTCCCTCCATATCATCCATCCTCATGCTCACATCCCTCACACGAACCTCCTCTCCTTCCTTCCCCCCGCACGTCACCACCATCTCACACTCCACGTACTCCTTCTCCGACCCCTTAATCCCTGCCAGGATGGTAGCAAATTTGACAAGCACTTCCCCTGTTAGCCAGTGCCTCTGCACTGAAACTGCCCTCTTACTCGACAGGTTCATGGCCCTTTTTTGTTTCGGGTCGATCAAGATCCAGCTTAGAGTTACATTCTCTTCAAGTTGCTTAAGCCACGAGTCTTTTTCACCCACATGCTGTACCCATGTAGGCACAAATTCCTCTGAGTGAAGTATGTCCACCCTGAATGGAGAGCACGAGAAACACCCGGTCACAGTCTCGGTGGTCTCAACCTCAGAAAAGACAGCAACGCTTTTGTAGTAAACATCAACAGCTGAGATCAATTCCTCGGTTGCTGGCGCAAGATTGGTGAAGCTGTGGCGGTGGTGATGGAGCAGAGGatatgaattagagaaaaatGAGCGGTGACCAGAAGGGAAGGTAGAAATAACACTCCTGATAAGTGGGGTATTAATGGATGGCCAAATAGACTTGCAAATATTTTGCCAGAGTTTATCTTCAGTGCAGAGGGTGTACAACTCGGAGGAAGTGCAGGAGAGAGAAGCCAAGGCAGGGCCGTCGAGGCGGGTGAGGATGTGAGTCCGAAAGATGTCATGATAGACGGCGGAGATGGTTCCAACTTCATGTTGATGGATAGTTAAGGATGATGGGGGTGTAGCAAGAGCCATTAAATGACGATGATGATTATATTTgaaggttttttcttttttttttttttctggagAGTTATATTTAAGAGAGTAATGGAAGAAGAAATGGATTTGTGTCTATGGGTGGGAGTTGTGTAGGGATAAAGAAAGGAGAAATGGGTGTGTGTTTATCGTGAAACTGAAGATGCAAAAGCCGGTTTCTTATACACATTTtcagaagaaaagaaaagtaagacacttttactttttaaaactATAAAGTTACCTGTAATCCCGGTGGCCGGAGCTACCTCCTTCCGTTTCTCGTGCTGCTGGGCAACGTGGCAGCTTCTGTAAGCCACCACCTTGACTACCTGCCACGTGGAGgataaatatatccaagaaagaaagaaacaaccaattgaaagaaaaatggacTAACTTATGAAGCAACCGCTCACCGGTGCCTTTTTTGCTTTGGCTTCTAATATACTAATCTTTTCTACTGTTAACATGGAAAATTCCGTTCTCGAGTGgacaaaaatacaaaaaaaaaaatcattaaaatagaatttaaatatttatacactAAGAAAAATCATCATATGGAAAAGACGAATATAATAAGCAATCTTATTAGCGTAAAATCACCATCAAATTGTCCGTCTAGCAAAGTCAAAATGAAAACCGTTGTGGTAAGAAAACATATAGAATTAACATAAGTGGTTGATTATGGAggaataatgaataaattagtaataatataGAGTATTAGAGAGTAAGACTTGCAAGTTATAAGGAAGtagtaagaattaagaaagaaaCTCTTGGATGAACGTTCGAGGATGACATAATCAAAAGGACAAATTATTGGTTAATTTGAGTGGCAAAGTGCTCATCTTTCTTTCCTACCTTTTAAGGATTCACAACCATCAAACACTCTTACGTTAATTACCCAAATCCAAATCCAAATCcaattctattattataaaaaggaAAACGGGTGGCGGTTGCATGTGATGTAAAGCAACATTAGCGGGGGTGGGGGCTTCCATTGTCTCAAGTGTATGACAACATTTCATAAGCATATAATTCTCTTTTACTAATCAAAATATGTATCCATTGAAGGATGATTGGAAATTAGTTAGTTGATATTTGATGATATGTGCATAAGCAACTATCCTCCAATACATAATTTACGTTTCCAGGTGAGCAAATACTAAAAAGACTTCCTCTTTTAGCCAGTATAATGTTAAACTAGACAATTTATGTTCCTTACATAATCCAACCATTCAACTTTAATATGCCTAGATTTTTCATTGCATTCCTGCACTATAATATTTCACTACTAATGGGGAATCGCCATATGGGTGCCTTCTTATCCTGTCATGGAAAACTGTATTTGTTACCGACACTGAtggcttttgattttcttctttgcAAGTCTATTAATGGTGGAAGTTGACAGAAGAAGTTTCCTACTGCTTTTGTTAACTTATAATAGTTATTAATGTTTGAAgatgtataaaataatacgGTGTCGATAAAAGAAGTTTCCTCatcaaaataatcaaatgagcccaaaaataaaaaaatgggcTCACTTCCCCACCTCAAAGCCTCGCTCCCCATCTGTTCATTTCATTCGGTCATTTTAAACCCCAAGCCTGCGTACCTCTACAGTCATTTGTATACCACTTCCCCAACGTTTATGAACTGCTGCCGTTAGCTGCTTCAGTTTCAGAGCCTGCTCTGCTGTGCTGTGCGCCTGCTTAACCCGGAGATTCTAATGGCCGACGGTACTCTCTCTATCTTTCacttccattttctttattgcCGCTCCTATCTGCTTTCGCATCTCACTGCTTGTAACTTCTAATTACTGATCTCTGTATATGTAGATCCATCATCGTCTTTCCTTTCGGACAAATCTTCCAAGATCTTCGTAGCGGGCCACCGCGGTCTTGTCGGTTCAGCCATCGTCCGCAAACTCCACTCTCTTGGCTTCACCAACCTTGTTCTCCGCACCCATTCCGAGCTCGACCTCACTCGCCAATCCGACGTCGACTCATTCTTTGCTGTTGAAAAGCCCAAATTTGTAATCTTGGCAGCTGCCAAAGTTGGGGGTATACACGCGAACAACACTTATCCAGCTGATTTCATTGCCGTCAATCTCCAGATCCAAACTAATGTAATCGACTCCTCTTATCGGCATGGCGTTAAAAAATTACTCTTTCTCGGTTCTTCTTGTATCTACCCTAAGCTAGCCCCTCAACCTATTCCTGAAAATGCTTTGCTCACTGGTCCTTTAGAGCCCACTAACGAATGGTATGCTGTTGCCAAGATTGCTGGTATTAAAATGTGTCAAGCTTATAGAATTCAGTACAATTGGGATGCCATTTCTGGAATGCCCACCAATTTATATGGTCCAAATGATAACTTCCATCCTGAGAATTCTCATGTTCTTCCTGCTTTGATGAGGAGGTTTCATGAAGCCAAAGCCAATGGGGCCAAAGAGGTCGTCGTCTGGGGAACTGGAAGTCCGTTGAGGGAGTTTCTACATGTTGATGATTTAGCTGATGCTGTTGTGTTTTTGATGGAGAGGTACAGTGGGATTGAGCACGTCAATGTTGGGAGTGGAAAGGAGGTCACGATTAAGGAATTAGCTGAACAAATGAGGGAGGTTGTGGGTTTTCAAGGTCAGCTTGTTTGGGATAGTTCGAAGCCTGATGGTACTCCTAGAAAGCTCATGGATAGCTCCAAGCTTTTGGGGTTAGGTTGGAGTCCTAAGGTTTCTCTCAAGGACGGTCTTGTTGATACTTACAAGTGGTACTTGGAGAATGTCATCAAGCAATGATGCTAGGAGGTGATTgtatgtgtttttattccaGATGTTGGCAATTTCTTACTTTTGCAGCTATTTCAGATATTGCCTtgcaataataatttatgacaTTCATTCTGTAATGCTTATATGGGATTGTAAGATGAGACGAATCATCCAAGTTTACCAGAAATTATATGCTTTTGTGTTTATTTAAATGGCAAATTCTTTGCTTTCTTTTGTGCATACAGCATAAATGCTTGATCCTATGTGTTGGCAAGAAAATGATCCAGCAAAATAGCTACAGCAGTGTGCTATTGCCAATTACATAATTCTTTAAATTGAAGAAGAGACGAGAAAGACTGGTGCCTCCAAAGTGAGAAAACTTTACTCGTAAGTGCTCCAAGATGTAAACAAACTCAACCATATTGATGCCAGGTAAATTTAATCATATGCAGATGTCATTTCATAACTGAGGTTCTTCAGAATCTGAAAGTTCCACTTAGTGGAATTTACCCAAGTTGGCTTGGCAATTTCAGCAGCCAATTTCGGAAGGAACAAtcaatagaataataaaaggGTCAACAGACGAAGAGCCATCATAAACCTACTCCATCCaacaaataatatcaaatgaACTTTTAGTCCATCATCAAATGGTTACTATAAATAAGCTATCTGAAATCTTTAAGGATGCAAGTCATAcaatctcaaaaaataaataaataaattccaatGGTTTGAAAAATGAGTTGAAAATAAAGCACACCACAGATGGTTCAACATTCTAACGTCAGATCATCTTGATAGACTTTTTGTGCGCATCTGTTAAGGCATTTGAAATAAGATTGTAACAGGTGAAGCAGTAGGAGCCTTATGGCTGGCGTTACTCATCGCCCCATGTTGATGGTCCACCCATTCCAACTTCAATCACAGCGGGCAACTGGACTATAGAACCCGCTCCACggtttttagttttctttttctttcccgAGACAGTGACTACGCCGCCCATCAAATTTATGTCTTTACCCCCTTTATCTAGCATTTTCTTTTCGCCACTAACTTTCAGGCTGTCCGCAGTATTAACAGCAAAAAGGTCAGCAAATGGTGTATCCCCATCATCAATTACATCAAGCTCATCTTGTTCCTCCTTTGATTTTTTACTCTTGGATTTCCTTTTGACTGCATCATAATCATCTTTATCGACTTGAACATCTTTCTTTGAGAATTCCTCGTTtgctttcttccttttctgctTCCCATCCTCAATACCAAGATCATTACTATCATCTTGCTCCAGTGATAGTTTCctctttagttttttttcaACCATAACTTCACCCCCTTCATAGACTGGTAC is a genomic window containing:
- the LOC8263315 gene encoding F-box protein At2g27310, whose translation is MALATPPSSLTIHQHEVGTISAVYHDIFRTHILTRLDGPALASLSCTSSELYTLCTEDKLWQNICKSIWPSINTPLIRSVISTFPSGHRSFFSNSYPLLHHHRHSFTNLAPATEELISAVDVYYKSVAVFSEVETTETVTGCFSCSPFRVDILHSEEFVPTWVQHVGEKDSWLKQLEENVTLSWILIDPKQKRAMNLSSKRAVSVQRHWLTGEVLVKFATILAGIKGSEKEYVECEMVVTCGGKEGEEVRVRDVSMRMDDMEGRSLTGKDSLVILNGAMERGERRKGEDGKERYKDFLGRKREMIKRKQNQRRGSVLDWICNATGVTYFMA
- the LOC8263314 gene encoding putative GDP-L-fucose synthase 2, whose protein sequence is MADDPSSSFLSDKSSKIFVAGHRGLVGSAIVRKLHSLGFTNLVLRTHSELDLTRQSDVDSFFAVEKPKFVILAAAKVGGIHANNTYPADFIAVNLQIQTNVIDSSYRHGVKKLLFLGSSCIYPKLAPQPIPENALLTGPLEPTNEWYAVAKIAGIKMCQAYRIQYNWDAISGMPTNLYGPNDNFHPENSHVLPALMRRFHEAKANGAKEVVVWGTGSPLREFLHVDDLADAVVFLMERYSGIEHVNVGSGKEVTIKELAEQMREVVGFQGQLVWDSSKPDGTPRKLMDSSKLLGLGWSPKVSLKDGLVDTYKWYLENVIKQ